The following nucleotide sequence is from Pseudomonas sessilinigenes.
CCGGCTGCCGGGAGGAACCGGCAGGGCGCAGTGGTAGCAAGGCAGTGGCGTGGTCATCGGCAGTCTTTTGGCTCTGGGAAAAACTCATCGCCGGCCAGTCGACTCCTGCCCGGGGGCAGGGAGGCGTCAGGCCGGCGATGTATGGCGGGTGTCGATCAGTTCAGGTCTTCAGCACCTTGCAGGGGCTCGTCGCCCAGCAGCAGGTCCTTGTCATGGCTGACCTGTTCTTCTTCGAACATGCGCCAGGTCTTGTCGCCTTCGACGCCCAGCAACTCGACGAAGCGCCGACCTTCGACCTGGTCGTTGACCTGCCCGATGTAGCGGCCATGCTCGGTCTCGCTACGGGTCAGGACGATCTTGCGGTCTTTTTCCGGCTGGGTCGGGGAGATCAGGTTCAGCTCGAGAGTCTTGGGCTGGCTGTTGCCGCTCAGGCGCAGCTCGACTTCGCCGGTCAGTTCGTCAAGGTGCACGCTGGCGCGCATCTTCAGGGTCTGGGCCAGCAGTTCGCGATCCAGGGAGCGGTTGATGCCTTTGCCGGCCTCGTAGTAGTTGTCGTTGACCAGGTTGTCCGGGTTGTTCACGGCAATGGTCACCATGGACAAGGTCAGGGTGACCGAGCAGGCGAGGATGCCGATGATGATCCAGGGCCAGAGGTGCTTGTACCAGGGGTTTGTGGCAACGGCTGTAGGCATGGTCATTTCTCTTAACGAATTTGTGGGCCGATGAATCGGCTCTTGGCTTCGATCTGGACGCTGTCATCATCGATGTCCTTGAGGATGAATTTCACCTCGTTGGTGGTCGATGGCAGTTGGTCCGGAGCGATCGACAGCTCCGCTGGCATGCTGACGATGTCGCCAGCCACCACGTGGATTTCGCGCTTGCTCTGCAGCTTCAGGTCCGGCAGGCCGGTGGCGTCCAGTACATAGGTATGGTCGCGCTGGTCCTTGTTCATGATCTTCAGGCTGTAGACGTTCTCGATCCGGCCTTCGGCGTTCTCGCGGTAAAGGACTCGGTCCTTGCTGACGTCGAAGCCCACCAGGGAGCGCATGAAGAACGCGGTGACCAGCAGGCTGATCATGGCCAGCAGCACCAGGGCGTAGCCGATCAGGCGCGGACGCAGTTTATGGGTTTTCTGCCCCGAAAGGTTGTGTTCGGTGGTGTAGCTGATGAGCCCGCGAGGGTAGTCCATCTTGTCCAT
It contains:
- a CDS encoding FixH family protein, whose amino-acid sequence is MPTAVATNPWYKHLWPWIIIGILACSVTLTLSMVTIAVNNPDNLVNDNYYEAGKGINRSLDRELLAQTLKMRASVHLDELTGEVELRLSGNSQPKTLELNLISPTQPEKDRKIVLTRSETEHGRYIGQVNDQVEGRRFVELLGVEGDKTWRMFEEEQVSHDKDLLLGDEPLQGAEDLN